The DNA region TAGAAATCCCCCAGCAGCGGAATCAACTCCTCAACCACCCTTTGGCGCCAGAACACAAGCTCCGCTCCGCTTTGAGCCATCTGCTCTTCATATATCTCATACTGAAGCGGCTCCCAAACTTTCCCCATAAGACTGTTGCGGCTCAGCATACTGCGTCTGTAACGGGCAAGCGCCTCAAAATACCCCCTGTCGATCTGAGATATGAGCATATCCAGAAACCGCCGTCTTGTCTCAGGGGGACCATACACAAGCTCAAGATCATCCGTTCCAAACGACACCACCGGCCTCTCTCCAAACCACTCAGAGAAACTCCCCAGCGGTTTGTCGTTTATTTTCATCGATACCCGCCTGTCACGGTCAAAACCCAGCGAAGCCTTCACCCTGGCCCCATCCTCGTAATTAAAACACCCTTCTGCAAAAGCACTCTTTTCTTCATGATTGATCATCGTCTTTCTCGCCGCACCGCGTTGTGAACGACCGGTGCACAAAAGATGAATGCTCTCAAGAAGATTTGTTTTACCCGAGCCGTTGAGCCCCTCAAAGAGAGCCCCGCCACAAGGTATTTCAAGAGAAAGGTCCCTGTAGTTTCGAAAATTTATAAGGCGAAGAAAATCAAGATGCATAGTTGAAATATACTATATAATATTGTATAATGATATTACGATGTAACATCAAATATGTTTTAGCCCACCATTTTTTTTCGTTTTGGTATTGCACCGTTTAGATTTGTTCACACTCAAACAGATTATTTCACTTAAATTGTGCTGTTTTGAAATTCATAATTATATTATATATTGTTATTGTGCAGTAATCCCTAAACCAGAGCATATGGATATGTATTCAAAATTGTTCCGCTCAAAACGGCCAACAGGCTGTGGAGTTTACCGCTTAAACAGTGGTGGATTCACTCTTATTGAGGTAGTTGTGGCTGTCGTCGTGTTGGGGATAATTGGAACACTAATCACAATTAACTGGGCCGGATTCATTAGATATCAAAACCTTCGCAAAGAAGCATTCAGTTTGTTGCAGGAGCTCAACAGCCTGAAATCAAGAGCCATCAGCGATAATCTACCCTATTTTGTCACATTTGATTTAACCAACAATCAATATACTGTCCTGAGGGGAACCGCTGAAAACAGCAATACTTTGGATGGTGCTACTGAGCTTTACCGGAAAAATCTTGGTGACAACGTGTCATTTGGGGACGCTCCAGCTATTGGTACTCTGGCAGACGAATTAGCTTCCAAGAACTGGGGCTCCGAAAACGGATTCCTGACAATCAGACCAACCAACTTAAACTCATTCGATACCGGGTACATATATCTGACCAGAAACAACAGAGGTTTTATCATTATTAAACGCGGCAACATAAATCCCCTCCAAATTTTTTCGCGGGATGGTAATCAATGGACAGAAATGTAGATAACAATAGCGGGTTCACTATTGTGGAGATTATAATAAGCCTTCTGCTTATTTCGCTGGCGCTTATTGCGATTGCGTCAGTTTTCCCCCGCATCACCCAGAGTCAGATGATTATAAGAGAGGTTGAAGAAGCACATGTGATTGCAAATGATGCACTGCTTCAACTCTTCCAAGAATCAGAAAACTCCCCTTTTGACAACGAAACAAATGAAGAAATGGATCCCGTGGTAGTAAATAATATTACATTTACCCCCTCCTACATAATCGAGGAGGAAGATTTTGTCAAAAGGGCCGTCGTGACAGTGAGGTGGAGAAAAATGGGCAATGACCATGAAGTAACATTGTTGGGAGTTGTACGATGAATAAAAAAGGTATGACACTGCTTGAGCTCGTAGTATATCTGGCATTAGCAGCTTTTCTGCTCACTCCCGTTGTGATGCTGGTACAGCGTTCATCTCTCTTTATGGCTAAGGACAGTACGGTCGCTTCACTGCGAACCACAGGTAAAGAAATTTTGCAAATCCTATACGATGATATCAAAAATACCGGATATAAAACCTTCTCCGATGGTAACCTCAACAATCTGGGGACCGATTTTAATGTGATCATCGACGAGAATGACTCTTCGTCCTTTGTTTACACTGCAGGTGATCCCTTTGATCAGCTTACAATTTTAAAGGGAAGGCTGAACAAAAACCGTCAGTGGCTGGGTATTGACACTATTGGATATTTTGTTGAAAACAACGTGCTGAGAAGAGTGCAAGCAGGAACAGACACTGACACCCAGGATATTGCATTTAATGTGGAAGCGCTGCAGTTTCGATTTTCTCCAGATATGGTAACCTGGTCCAGTGAAGATGAAGAACCAACCATAGAAGAAAAGGAAAGTACCAGATTTATTAGAATTTTCCTGCTTTTAAACAGTCAAAGAACACTTGCACAAAGAGGACAAGTCACCTACAATCTGGGCGGTCTTCAAATTGAACCTGAAGATAATATGGTCAGGGAACTTTACAGTATAACGATACCGGTGATCAATAACGGGAGGTTTTTTATTCCAGATCAAAATGATCAGAATAACCAAAATGATCAGAATAACCAAAACGAGAACATGGTCAACCTTACTGTTCATAATGGAGAGGGAGACGGAACTTTCCTTCCTGGCACAGAAGTAAATATCACCGCAAACCAGCCTGAGGCAGGGCAAGAGTTTACACAATGGAGAGGAAGTAATGCCATTACTGATACATTATCACCTAACACAACCATCAGAATGGGAAATGCGAGTGTAGTTGTAACTGCGATCTTTGACAACACTGACAATAATCCGCCTCAATGGAACAACGGTACAGTAATTCCTAATAATGGAGATAGGTTTATTTGGGCTGGGCGCCTATGGGAAGCACAAAACAATCCTGGCAGATGGGATGGACCCCCAAATTCTGCAGGGGACAGTTGGTTTTGGATCGATCGCGGACCTCATTGATCATTACAATGTATCAGGTTACCAGATCATTTTCAGTTTACCTGTTTTTTTGTAAATCGCAGTCAATCAGCAAGGATGGTAATATATGTTACTGCAAATTATAAACGGCAAAAGAGGTTCTACCATAGTAGGTGTTTTGGCCGCTGTTGTCTTTATCGGAATAGTAACAACACTTATGGTTAGCATCACACAAAGCCAATCACAGGCTACAAGCGGTTTTACTGCGGCTAAAACCGCTAATGTGACCAGCTCCGCTGCACTGAGGATCGCAGAATCTTTCCTCACAACCGAACAGGGATTCAATACTCTTCTAAACTTTACCGGAGAAGAAGTG from Chitinispirillum alkaliphilum includes:
- a CDS encoding DNA recombination and repair protein RecF; translation: MHLDFLRLINFRNYRDLSLEIPCGGALFEGLNGSGKTNLLESIHLLCTGRSQRGAARKTMINHEEKSAFAEGCFNYEDGARVKASLGFDRDRRVSMKINDKPLGSFSEWFGERPVVSFGTDDLELVYGPPETRRRFLDMLISQIDRGYFEALARYRRSMLSRNSLMGKVWEPLQYEIYEEQMAQSGAELVFWRQRVVEELIPLLGDFYREISGGRESADLQYEPRCKIDCSSKKEWKNVFYSFLAQRRRRDIEVGFSSSGPHRDELRFLLDKRLARTFGSQGQCRSFVLSLKLASVLLIERHRHQSMIFLIDDAVSELDTGRTSRVYPLIEGKGQVFIATPRLDITLGKSVLNCVVSDGNVEVR